A single region of the Nicotiana sylvestris chromosome 6, ASM39365v2, whole genome shotgun sequence genome encodes:
- the LOC138870608 gene encoding uncharacterized mitochondrial protein AtMg00810-like, which produces MAFGRWGCGQHGGGVEAERELGEGDGLVVSGEGISTLKSFLHTQFQTKDLGQLKYFLGVEVTRSKKGIFLSQRKYTLDLLAETGKLGSKPCSMPMVPNTQLVKEDGELFEDPEKYRRLVGKLNYLTVTRPDIAYSVSIVSQFMSSPTVRHWAALEQILCYLKGSPGRGLVYKNNEHTNIECFTDADWAGSKADRRSTTGYCVFVGGNLISWKSKKQNVVSRSSAEAEYRAMAQSVCEVVWVHQLLSEVGFQTTLPAKLWCDNQAALHISSNPVFHERTKHIEIDCHFVREKIQQKLISTGHVRTGDQLGDIFTKALNGARVEYICNKLGMINIYAPT; this is translated from the exons atggcgtttggacggtggggttgcgggcagcatggtggtggtgttgaggcggagagggagctgggggaAGGTGATGGACTGGTGGTTTCCGGCGAGG GAATTTCAACTCTAAAGTCTTTCCTTCACACTCAATTTCAGACGAAAGATTTAGGGCAACTAAAGTATTTTTTGGGAGTTGAAGTTACACGGAGCAAGAAAGGCATCTTCTTGTCCCAAAGGAAATATACTCTTGACTTGTTAGCTGAAACTGGAAAGTTGGGATCTAAACCATGCAGCATGCCAATGGTTCCTAACACACAACTCGTGAAAGAAGACGGTGAGTTATTCGAAGATCCAGAGaaatataggagattggttgggaaACTGAACTATCTTACAGTAACTCGTCCCGATATCGCATACTCTGTCAGCATTGTGAGTCAGTTTATGTCTTCCCCAACAGTCAGGCATTGGGCGGCTCTGGAGCAGATTCTTTGTTATCTAAAGGGATCTCCAGGACGGGGTCTAGTATATAAGAATAATGAACACACTAACATTGAGTGTTTCACAGATGCAGATTGGGCAGGGTCAAAAGCCGATAGGAGATCCACGACAGGATATTGCGTTTTTGTTGGTGGAAACTTGATTTCGTGGAAGAGTAAGAAACAAAATGTCGTATCTCGATCTAGTGCGGAAGCAGAATACAGAGCTATGGCACAATCTGTGTGTGAGGTTGTATGGGTACATCAACTATTAAGTGAAGTTGGCTTCCAAACTACATTGCCAGCAAAGTTGtggtgtgataatcaagctgctcttcatatCTCCTCTAATCCTGTATTTCACGAAAGGACTAAGCACATTGAAATAGATTGTCACTTTGTtcgtgaaaagattcaacaaaagCTCATCTCTACAGGTCATGTTAGAACTGGAGATCAATTGGGAGACATTTTCACAAAAGCTTTGAATGGAGCTCGAGTTGAATATATCTGTAacaagttgggcatgatcaatatatatgctccaacttga